The Polyangium mundeleinium genome contains the following window.
AGATGGCGGACGACATCAGGGTCGGGTTGCCGGTTCGGCGGGATGACGATGTCCCGGATGGCCACCATGCGTACGCTAACGCCCGGCGGCAGGGGTTCGCTGGGCACGCGCAGGCTTCGCGGCGACCCGTGATATGCTGCGGCGCCCACACCATCCTGAGGCATCTCAGGCTCCGGCATGGCAGCGGGACCGCTCGCCGTGGGGGACTTACCCTCGATGTTCATCGCCGCATCTCCCGCGTCCTGCTCCTCCGCATCACGAGGACGTGCCCGCCGTCGCCCGCTGCTCGGCACCTCGTCCCATGTCCGGCCGTCCAGGTCGCGCCCCGACTTCTTCTTGCCGAGCCGGACCAAGACCTGCTCCTCGCCGACGGCATCGGGCACCGTGATGAACGAGTGCGTAAGCACCCCGGCCTCGGTGATGCCCCATGTGCCCCACTGCTTGAAGAAGAAGGCGACTCCGGCCCGCACGCATTGATCACGCAGGGTCCGCGCCCAGGCGGGCTCCATGGGCCGCGCGCCGTGCCCGCTCTCGCCCCCGACGATCACCCAGTCGATCTCGCCGAGCCACGGGCCGAGCTTGATCTCGTCGAGCAGCGGCTCGCAGGACAGGAATCGTACGACGGCCGGATGCTTGATCAGCTCGGGGATACGCTTCGCCGCCAACTCGGCGTTTTCGACCGTCGTGCCGAGCCAAACGTTCGGGGGCCATTTCTCGCCCCAGGGGACCATCGCGCCGACGTTCTCCGGCCTCTTCGTCAGGAGCAGCCAGTCGAGCCACGGCGTCTCCGCGATGAGCTTCCATAGCCGCTCCCGGTGCGGCACGAGATCCTCGCGGTCCTCGAAGACATCGGCCATCGAGGCGCAGAACACGCGCTTGCGCTGCCCCTCGTGCGCTGCGTCGCGGTTCCATGCGAGCGGCTCCCGCCAGTGCTGCTCCTCGAACGAGCGGCGGGTGGCATCCTTCCCCCAGACCTCGTGCCCCCACCGCTCCGCCGACGCCGCTGCATAGCAGTACTTGCAGCCCGGCGAGATCTTCGTACAGCCCCACCACGGGTTGAATGTGTGGTGCGTCCACTCGATCGCCGAGCCTTTACCCACGGGCCACCTCGATCGGCTGGCCAGCACGCGCCTGAAAACGGGCCGCGAGGATCTGCTGGATCTGCGAGAGCCACTGCTCGATCCGCCGCGCATCCGTGGGGCTGAGCTCGCCCTGCTTCAAGTTGCGGAGCGCGGTCTCGAGGTTGTGCATGGCCACGGTGACGGGGTGCTGATCGAGACGGCCGGCATCGCGCGAGCCAAAGGGAGCGGGAGAAGGAGAAGCACTCTCCGGCGGCTCTTCTTCACCGTTTTGGAGCTCCGGTTTCGTGGCGGTCTCCGCCTGGCCGGCGTCGCTCTCTGCCGCCGGGGCGCAAGCTCGCGCGTCATCGGCTGCGCGCCCCCGCACGGCCTCGCGGATCACGTCGACAGCCGCCTCACCTTGGCGGATCCGTGCGAGGATGCGCTCCCGCGTGAGAGCATCCAGCTTCACGGCCTGGGCGACCTCGGCGCGCGTCATCTTGGCGTCGCGCGTGAGTACGGCGTTTTTGATCGCCGTCCCGTACGTCGCGGCGAGCTGATCGAGCAGCCTGGCGAACTGAGCATCGCGCTCGATCGTGCGGCTGCCCACCCTATAGATCTCGGCTAGCCGCTCCGACATCTTCTCGCCACCCTGGCGAGAAGTATCGAGGTCGGTGCGGGCCCCCTGCCGCTTCTCCAAGTTGTAGATGCGACCGCGCAGGTACGCCTGCGCCTCGGGCGTGAGGTTCCGTCGGCCGAGCTGGTTCTCGATGACCCATAGGATGGCGGACGTCCGGTCCGGGAACTCGAGGATCTTCTTCTCGTAGAAGATGCGGTGGGCTCGGCAGATCGCGCGCCGGGTGTGGCCATCAAGGAGAACCTGACGCGGACCATCTTGCCAGACGACGAGCGGAGCCACGCAGCCGTGGGCGCGCAGGTCCTGCTCGAGCAGGGCGTACTCCTCGTTCGACTCGCGCGGGAGCAGCGCTTCGATCTCGGGGTCGGTCGTGATCCCGTCGTCGGGGAGCTCGACTGAAGCGTCCGCGCCTGCATGGGCGGCGTGTCTGCCTTGCTCGCGGCGGTTGTGAGCTAGGACGTCCCCGATGTGACGCGCCGGTGCAGAGCAGCCGGTGCAGGCGAGGTGCTCGAAAGGGGGGCGCCGTTCGCCGCAGCGCTCGCAGTACAGCCCGCCAGCGGCCAGCTTCTCATCCAGGCCGGCCAGCGAGACCACGAGCTGGCCGCCGAGGATGAAGGGCTCGTCGCACACGCCGCAGACCCACGCCTCGGTGCGAACGCCGGGGGTGCCACATGTCGCGCAGCGCGCCGCCGGCGCCGGGGCGTGCATCGCGATCGACCGCTCCGCCGTATTGGTGGTGCGGGAGCTGATCGGCTCCGCCATGCTGGGCCCCGACCGTCGAGACCTTCGACGAGACGACGATCGACGCTCGCGAGGCCGTGTAGGCAGAGCCGGAAGCGGTGGCGGCTGATCTACGGCCGGGGTTGCGGCGGGGGGAGTCGCCCCTGTGCCTGGAGAGGCGCCGGGGATGACGGGGCCTCCCTCGGCATCGTACTTCTCGGTGCCGGGCGTGGTCGTTGGAGCTGCGTCTGTCACCGACTCGGTTGGCGGTACGGCCATGGCCGGCTGCGCCGTCGTGAACGGGCCCGCGATGCCGATCGCGTCCTTGTCCCCGGTCACCATGCTCGGCCCCCCGACGGTGGGCGTGGTCGGCGTGGCCACGAGCATCTGAAGAAGCTCGGCGACGAGCGGCCAGTAGAACTCGGGCACGTACGCCGTCCCGAACTTGACGACGTTGGCCTCCATCGCGCGGATGGAGGTGCTCATCGTGAGCCTCCTGCCGCGGGAGTGGCATCAGCGAAGAGCTCCTCGACCGGCGTCTCGAGCAACTGCGCCAGCCGCTTCTTTTCGTCGTCGGTCGCCGCCAGCCGGCCGCAAATGATGCGGGACATCCGGGTGTCGGTGATGCCCAGCAGACGCGCCGCATCGTATTGGCGAACCCCCCGGCGCATGAGCGCCATCTTGAGAGCAAGCAGCACGCTGACCTCCTGGCCCTGCACGAGGCAGGCGCATGAGGTCAGGACGTTCGAGGCTTCGCACTACCGCTTGCGGCGGCGACGTCGCAGCCGTCACGGAGCATCTGTACGAGGGCCTCGTACTGGTCGCGTGGGATGACTTTCCCCGCGCTAATCGCGCGTTCAGCCTCCCAGCCAAGCTCCTCTTCGATGGCCAGGATGAGACTGAGCGCCTGCTCGAGCGGCACGCCTGCCTCGCGCGCGGCGGCCTCGATCGTACGACCACCTTTTGGGGCTCGCCGCCGGCCCAGGAAACGCTCGATGATCCTCTCGTCGTGTCCAGGGCGGAACGCGTAGCTGGTGCTGCCGAGCAGGCGCCGCGGCGCAAGCTCCCCCGCCTCACGCGCTCTCTTTACGGCGTTTCGGACGCTGCTCTCCGGGACCCTCAAGTTTTCTGCCACCTGTGTCAACGTAAGAAATTCTCCCGTCGGATCTCTATGTTGGCGACGCGCCTCCTTCTCGTCTGCGATGTCCACAAGCGACTTTCGCGATGGTGGCGTTCCGGGCTGCGCCCGCCGTCTCTCCTCGTGCTTCCATCGGCGGAGCGTACCGGCACTTCGCTTGATTTCTTGACCCCCGGTGGTGCCCAGCGTCGCGGGGCCAGCGATCTTTGCCCGAAGATCTCGGGCGGCATTCTTGAATGCCCCGACGTAGCGCTCCAGGGCCCTGGCTTCTTCACCGCCGGGCGAATAGGCAAGTAAGCGCTTCTGTAGTCCGTCGACGTCATCGAAAACGTAGTTAAGGGTCTCGTATACGAGCAGTTCATCTCGCTTTTTGCTCATGGCGGAGATGACGCGCTCCACGAATGCCTGCACATCGGGCTTTACCGCTGGTTCGGATGGAGAAGCGTCAGGAAGACTTCCGCCTCGATCCAATACGCCTCCTCTCGCGCGGCCTTCTCCTCGGGCGGCAACGACGTGTCCTCGCGTAGTTCAAGCACCTTCACGAGGAACGCCACGGCCGGCCACCCATCCCGCACGAGCGCCCAGTCATCGCCAAAGCGAGCGCGCAACGTCTCCTCGTCCGGCACGTAGCGCTTTGTCCCTCGCTTCGCTTTCAATCGCTCGGCCACGAACGCGTCGTAGAAGGGGTGGAGCTTCAGGCCGAGTTCCACGAAGTGCCCACGGGCCCGAGCAAGCTCGAAGAAATGGAGCCCGTCGTCGATCTCCCCTGCCAGGACGCGGGCGATCTCACGAGGGCGCAGCGTTTCAAGCACACCGAGGTCATCCTCGGCCTTGATGCGCGTGGTGAGGCGCTTGCGGACGCTGCGGATGGCCTCCTCGTTGCGTTCCTGCTCGTCCTCTTCGAGCGCTGCCAGGGCGGCCGTGAGTTCCGGATCGGGATGGCAAGTGCTGCCCATGTGCGAAGCCTAGAACGTCCAGAATGATGCCGCCACTGGAGGCGGCTGGGATGTCTTCGCATCGCGCGTCAGCACCAGACCGTCCGCTGGACCCACAGGCACTCGAACTCGGCCCGGGCTTATCTGCGCAGACCGATCCTGGCCGCGCGCAGAACAAGGCGCCCCCAAGGGATAAGAAGCCTGGACGGCCCACCGCGCCCACGGAAGGCCTCCCGAACCTTTTCCCAGTAGCAGAGGTGGCCGCCGTTCTCGGCGTGTCCACGCGGACGGTGCGCCGCCTGATCAAGGCTGGCGAGCTCGTCGCCTACCGGATCAACCGACAAGTCCGCGTCGACGCCGAAAGCGTGACGCGCCTGCTCGAGGCTTCCCGCATTGGAGCCTCGTTCCGAGACCCCGCATGGCGAAACGCAAGTATATCCTCGGCCAGCCGCATCTCCTCCGACGCCGAGGCAAGAAGAAGCTCTGGACCGGCTGGATCGAGGGCCGCGAGGTCGCGCTCGGGACCGCCGACCGAGTCGAGGCCCAGCGACGGCTCGACGAACTCGTCGCCCAGGCACGACGCGACCCTGCCGCAAAGCGCGGCGGAGCTGCGAGAGGCCCTTCGGAAGCTCCAGCGCCGCTCCTGAGCGAGCTCGGCATGCAGTTCATCCAGCACTGTCAACCGCCGCGACACACGAAGAAAACGGCGGCCTCGTATGCGCACCGCGTCCTCAAGTTCATCGAATGGGCCGAAGATCGGAAGATCCGTCGCGCGGACGAGGTCACCTTCAAGGTGATGTCCTCGTTTGTCCGAAGTAGGACGGCCGCCGGCAACGGAGCAGCGACGATCAACCGGGCGCTGACGGCTGTACGGCGCATGTACGCGTTCGCCAAGCGCGAGGGCCTCATTGAGCAGAATCCGTTCAAGCAGGAGGAGTTCGCCGAGCTGAAGCTGCGCGAGCCGCGGCCGAAGCCGAACGCGACGACACTATCGCCATCGCAGATCGACGCGTTCCTCGACAAGGCCGACGAGATGGCGAAGCCCGGGTACGCCGCGCTCTTCCGCATGACGGCTGGGAGCGCGATCCGCATCGACGAAGCGCGTCACTTCGAGGCGAGCGACGTGGACGCGCCGCGCGGGATCCTCACGATCACGCCCAAGAAGAACTGGACGACGAAGGGGTATCGCTATCGCGAGATCCCGATCTCGGCGAAGACCGCCGCGGCTGCGCTCGCGCTCGTTGCCGTGCGGGAGGCGATCGCGCTAGACGATAAGTCGGTGTGGAAGGAGATCCAGCGGATCCGGAAGGCGGCCGGGCTGCCGCAGTTCTCCATGCACGATCTGCGGCGCGCCTGGGCGAGCGCCGTGCACGCGAACGGGGCGTCGCTCAAGCAGGTGAGCGTCTGGCTTGGGCACGCCGACGTGCAGACGACCGAACGGTACATCCGCGTGTTCGAGGGCAAGAGCACCGGGCACGAGTTCTTGCCGAGGTGACAGCGGCCACATCCGGGCCGGTCTGCGGAGCGAGCTAGGACGGCCCGCTCTGTTCTAGCTCCTGGTCTCCTGGTACGGCACGGCGGGGCGATGGGCGTGCGCGGGCGAGCGGGCGAGCAGCACCGTGCAGGTGGCGACGCAGAGATCCGGCGACGCAGGGAGGGACGGAGGGACCCGAACCAGTGCCGGTTGAAGGGGCCGGCCCGGGGGCCTCTGTCCGGGCATGGGCGCGGGACCTCTAGAGAGCCGTGGGCATGCTCACGCGCCCCGGGGAAGCGCCGGTTAGGCCAGGTGCCGTCGCTCCCCGCCGAGGGCCACGCGTGAGATTTGGCAGAGATTTGGCACGCGGGAGAGCCAGCGGTTTCCTGACGCGTGTAACTTCTTGATTTTACTGGCACCCCCGGCAGGAATCGGACCTGCGACCTTCGGTTTAGGAAACCTCGGCCCGTGATCCGGGAGCCCCCTCGCCAAAGTATGAGAATGACATCAGAAACAGCGTCGTTCCAGGCACTTTCGCGAAGGTGAGGGGGTTCTTCGGAGTGCCCGGGAGACGACGTGATGAGACACGACGGTAATGGGGTCGTGGTAACGCTCTGGTAACAGGAGCGGACGAGCTCGCGCTGAGACCCGTGGCCGGCAACCCGGCAGGACAACTAGCGCAGGATGTTCGGCGGCGGGGCCCCTGAGCTGGACCGAACGTGCGCGGAGTCGCTTTACGCCAGCACTTGACGCGTCGTACAGGGTCGGCTAGCTCGCGAACGAGCTCGAATGAAACCGATCGACGTCTTCTTCTCCTACTCGCACCGGGACGAGGCCATGCGTGACGAGCTCGCGGCCCACTTGTCTAGCCTTCGGCGGAGCGGGTTGATCCACGAGTGGCACGACCGGCTCATCCCAGCCGGCGAGAGCTGGAAGCACGCGATCGACGTACATCTCGAAAAGGCGCACCTCGTGCTGGTGCTCGTCAGCGCCGATTTCATCGCGTCCAACTACTGCTACGAGATCGAGATGAAGCGCGCACTCGAACGCCGCGAGGCCGGCCAAGCGCGCGTCGTCCCTATCATCGTGCGTGCCTGCGACTGGCACCAGACACCACTCGGGGCGCTACAGGCTCTCCCGAGAGACGCCAAACCCGTCGCGGAGTGGCAGAGTCGCGACGCTGCGTGGACGGACGTCGCGCGTGGAATCAGAGCCGTGGTTGAAGGCCTGGCCCGGCCTTGACCGGCGGCCATCAAGGATCATCGATGAATACCAGCACGCGCGTGTCCTTGGCGTTCGGTGGCGCGAGCCGAAGCCCGATGCATAGCGCGGTTGTCTTGATGTAGTTGTGGCTCGCTGTGAATTGCAGACTAGGGAGAAGTTGTCCAGGCTCCCAGATCTCGATCTGGATTCCCTTTCCGTGGATTAACTCACCCAGTACAATAGGTACCGGCAGCGGCGGCGTTGCAAACAGCTTCTCCGAATTTGCGTGCGCGGACGAGTAAGGGACACACGTGCGAGATTCGGTTGCTCCTGGTCGGCGGAAGCATACGAGCGCATCCTTGGACGGCTCGTTACCGTTGATCAATGCGTGGGCTAGCCGGAGCGAATAGCGCTGCTCGGCGCTGAGGTTCTCGCTGCACGCGCCCGGCACGCGCGCCCTTCCAGAACCACATTTCCCGCACATCGCCTGACCATCGAGGCACACGTCTGGGAGTTTCCTCCTGTTCTCGGCATCGGCTTGGCAGTCGATTCCGCCGCAGCACGAAGATGCGTAGATGCCGGTAGGCGTGGTCGTCGTGCGGGGC
Protein-coding sequences here:
- a CDS encoding DUF5131 family protein — its product is MRGGSSSGSRRSSRSSRPVFRRVLASRSRWPVGKGSAIEWTHHTFNPWWGCTKISPGCKYCYAAASAERWGHEVWGKDATRRSFEEQHWREPLAWNRDAAHEGQRKRVFCASMADVFEDREDLVPHRERLWKLIAETPWLDWLLLTKRPENVGAMVPWGEKWPPNVWLGTTVENAELAAKRIPELIKHPAVVRFLSCEPLLDEIKLGPWLGEIDWVIVGGESGHGARPMEPAWARTLRDQCVRAGVAFFFKQWGTWGITEAGVLTHSFITVPDAVGEEQVLVRLGKKKSGRDLDGRTWDEVPSSGRRRARPRDAEEQDAGDAAMNIEGKSPTASGPAAMPEPEMPQDGVGAAAYHGSPRSLRVPSEPLPPGVSVRMVAIRDIVIPPNRQPDPDVVRHLVTSISDLGLLNPIILTPYGDLVAGRNRVAAYVELGYPQIEAHIETWGAVDRELAKIDENLVRRRFSVLERGQLLARRKELYEALHPEARQHARGGRAKAAAGGATEIISLAPAFAADAAAKLGTSERTVQEEIRIARNLAADAAELIRGTALADEKVKLMELTRLPRDQQAAVARLLAEGRTRSVKRAAGMLQRTATQSASVTQDTKSCGEGTLPTQDTTSDTAKAVVEQPDQPPAGAAALPTQGEDSTVRLDERPEPMMPIDPASVRRMPAYRPGGLAGADETDIGDQEVASIPRALADVRNKLRRSKPGRMNADLVSTLRELLTEIDRELRLHEEATDR
- a CDS encoding helix-turn-helix domain-containing protein — its product is MLLALKMALMRRGVRQYDAARLLGITDTRMSRIICGRLAATDDEKKRLAQLLETPVEELFADATPAAGGSR
- a CDS encoding tyrosine-type recombinase/integrase, with product MAKRKYILGQPHLLRRRGKKKLWTGWIEGREVALGTADRVEAQRRLDELVAQARRDPAAKRGGAARGPSEAPAPLLSELGMQFIQHCQPPRHTKKTAASYAHRVLKFIEWAEDRKIRRADEVTFKVMSSFVRSRTAAGNGAATINRALTAVRRMYAFAKREGLIEQNPFKQEEFAELKLREPRPKPNATTLSPSQIDAFLDKADEMAKPGYAALFRMTAGSAIRIDEARHFEASDVDAPRGILTITPKKNWTTKGYRYREIPISAKTAAAALALVAVREAIALDDKSVWKEIQRIRKAAGLPQFSMHDLRRAWASAVHANGASLKQVSVWLGHADVQTTERYIRVFEGKSTGHEFLPR
- a CDS encoding toll/interleukin-1 receptor domain-containing protein codes for the protein MKPIDVFFSYSHRDEAMRDELAAHLSSLRRSGLIHEWHDRLIPAGESWKHAIDVHLEKAHLVLVLVSADFIASNYCYEIEMKRALERREAGQARVVPIIVRACDWHQTPLGALQALPRDAKPVAEWQSRDAAWTDVARGIRAVVEGLARP